The Paenibacillus polymyxa M1 DNA segment AAATGCACTCGTAGACTATATTGGTGCCAATAACCTGTACTTTACGTATTGGTCCCTGAATCCGAATAGCGGCGATACAGGTGGTCTGCTGCTGGATGACTGGGTTACCTGGAACCGTCCGAAGCAGGACATGCTGAGCCGGATTATGAAGCCTGTAAATTTCATAGCAGAGCAAGTGAAAGCAAGCGCCGAATAGGCACAGAACTTCAATCCGTTTATTAAAAAAGCCGATTTTTCCTCCTTCAGTCCAGCTTGTGCTGGGACTACGAAAAGGTGGAGAAACGGCTTTTTTCATTTTCCAGTTTTACACATTGTAAATTCCCTAATGAATGGGTCATATTGTAAACTAAATCTCTCTTTTAACCGATAAATACATATGTTGGATGTGAAAATCATTTCGACGAGAGACTCACCATGAACGTAAACATAATTAGGAAGGAAGTTTTCATGTGATTATTTGGAAGGGCTTTGGTATTTTAAATATCATTATTCCAGGAATTTTATTCGTTATTGTCGGCAGTTTAGTATCCGCTCTTGGGCTTGACTCCATAGATTCCCGGCTGCCGATGGCTTTTGTGTTCATTGTGTCGGGAGTTATTATCTGGTATTTGGGTAAAGCACTTAACGCCGACTCGGACAAGGTGCTCGTTGATATGGAAACAGGACAACGCTATCGAATGGGAACCCAGCACAGTCTGTTTTTTATCCCTATGCATTATTGGGGCCCTGCCGGTCTAGCGATCGGATTTATTTTAATCGTTGCATCGATATTTATATAACGTTGATTGTAAAACATGAGCTATTCCAAACACCACAATGCGAGCCAGTTGCTCCACTGTGGTGTTTTTTCCTTATGTAGATCGATTATGATCAGATACTCCCCTGGTTTATTTGTGATAAAGCTTTTCTCACAAGCTGATCAGCTTGTCGAGTGGTCTCAGGTAAGCGATATTGTGGACAAAGCTTTAATATCCAGTTGCAGGCCGTTTCTAATGAAATACGATGTCCTACGGATACAAACAGAGGTTTAATGTTGTCCTGGGTTCTTAACGCCCTACCGATAATTTCCTCACGATCCATTAATAACGAACATGCCCCTCGTTCTTGAGATGGCTCTTCGAATTCACCCCATAGCCTCGTTTTACCACATCCAATTGTAGGAATATCAAATATAACACCTAAATGACTGGCTAATCCGAATCGTCTAGGATGGGCAATTCCTTGTCCATCACAGACCACCAGCTGAGGAGAGGTCTTGATTTGCTTCAATGCTTTTACTATAGGCGGCAGCTCCCTGAATGAAAACAATCCGGGGATGTAGGGAAAATGGACAGCATCTTCAACCACTATGGATTCCACTACTTGTAATGAGCTAGCATCTAAAATCACGATGGCCGCAACTAAGAGATCACTTTGTTCACTGTATGCCACGTCTACCCCAGCAACATATTGAATTTCAGGGAATCGATCTTCTTTTGTAACTTTTAAAGATAACTCCTGCTGTAATTTCACCGCTTCTTTTTCATCTAGATCCCATTCATGATTTATGATTGGTTCCATTTTTCTGTGCCTCATTTCTATCCTCTTAGAATGTAGTTTTCCGAATGTCCTCTGTATGTTAATGGATCAGCGTGTTTGCTACTGAGATGGCGAAAACCTAGCTCATGCTATGACCTAGCTGCTCGACCTTGCTCAGCCATTCGTTACGCTGTTGCTCTGTCCTCTTATTCATGAGATCAATGGTTGTAGAACGTACTGGTTTGACTCCACATAAATGTAACGTGGAATCCTTCATCATCCGGTGCCCAGGCTGTCCTTGGAAAAATCGGTAATACCAGTGCGGACCATCCATCGTGCTGATAAGGCGGGCTGTTCTTCCCTTTAAAAGCTTGTCAGGCAAGGGTTTTCCTTTTTGATATTTAAACGCGAATCCCGGCATAAAGGTACGGTCAATAAATCCCTTCATTAACGCAGGCAAGCTGCCCCACCAGATCGGAAAGACAAAAACGAGATGTTCTGCCCATTTAATCCATTCCTGTGCTTGAATCAAATCAGGTTCTAGCGGCAATTTATTCCGATATCCACCTGATAGATTTGGATTAAACTCCAACGCGGACAGCTGCAATAAGCGAACCTCAGCCCCTGCGCCTTCGGCTCCTTTTACATAGGCTTGAGCCAGCGCTTCTCCATAACTGTCAGCGACCGGATTCCCCTGAATCACCAATATTTTTTTAGACATATAAGCCACTTCCTACCTTCATATTATGATTTTAGTTAGAAAACACTAACTTTATATTTAAAAAGAAAAGGTCACTACTGACCTTTACTTAATAAAGCAGTTAAACGTTGTTTGATCTCTACGGCAAATGGAACCAGCTGCTGTGGAAGTTCACCTTCCAGGCTAGACACGGACAATCGTGTAATGGCTCCAATGATGAGCACACCTGATAGCTGAACATCCTGCTTAGGCAGTTCACCTTGTTGAATCCCCTGTTCGATGAATTCAGTCAACGCCTCCAGCGGCTGACGCACATTCTGGTTCTGGCTTGCTTCAACATACAGCTCATGATGCTGTGATAGTAGAAGCAATCCATATTGGTCCTCATCATGCATATTCAGCACTTCATCCACCAGTTGGTGGAAACGACTGAGAAAGCTCCCACTCTGCTTGCGATAAAAGTCAATTAAGGTGGTGTAGCTATTGCAATACTGCCCGAATACCTCCAAGGCCATCGCGTCTTTACTCTTAAAATGCTTATAAATCGCGGCATCTGTCACACCGGCAGCCTCTGCAATTTCTTTGACCGAAATCCCATCAATTCCTTTGGTTGCAAATAAGCACATCGCTGCCTGCAGAATATCCTTCTTTTTACTGTCTACATGTGTTTTCTTATTCATAGGATTATAGTAAGTGATTGCTAACCAAATTGCAAATCATATTTATACAGTTTCAACCTGTCTGTATGCTTGAATTTAAAATCCATCGTAATAAACCTAAAATACCATGTTTTTATAAGTGAATGGTCATGAATACGTTAAATGATACGTGTATCGCCTCATTTTATTCCTATAAAATACATATGTAACCGAATAAAAGCGGGCGTTCTGAACCGTAAATAAAGAGGACGAAAAGGCAACCGATTGGCATACGCTGCATTACGGCGCTCGGCGCTAGGACAAGTCGGGCTAATCATGCTTGAAGTGCATGCAGTCACCCAGCAGGGAAAAGATTCGGGCAGCCTTGGCATATGGAGCGACGAGCACATTTCCCCGCTGCAAAAAGTGGTGCAGGCCATCCATGACCAAGGCTCTAAAGCCGGTCTCCAGCTTTGGCATGTCGGACGCTCCTGGCTAAATCCATTCTGGCCCAGACAGGCAGCCGAGCAACTCGGTGTTCGTATTGAAGGATCTGCACCCTATAACCATTTTTGGTTTTAAAATAATGTCCATCACATGAAGTATTCATCGTAAGCAATGTCATGCACTGTATCGCACACTAAATTGAACAATTTCCACAATAATAGGTGTGCCGGAGGAAATAGTCTCCCCTTCGCTGAGGTGAATCGTCAGCGATGAAGGTGTCAAGCTGAACAACGTTCTTTCTTGTAACATCCCGTTAATATACAGATTGGCATAACTATTGCTTCCGACATGAAACCTTTGAAAAGCCCCCTGCACACCATCTACAGAAAATTGATCCGCCATAATCGTAACTGAAGATTCAATCGGATCAGGAGTAAAATAAAAATACCGCTCAGCCCTAGGGACAATTTCAACATTGGAGATGTCAGGAGCCGGACCTGTTGGACCAGTTATACCTTGGCCTCCAGTAGGACCGGTTACGCCTTGTGCCCCGGTAGAACCGGGTATGCCTTGGGCTCCGGTAGGGCCAGGTATGCCCTGTGCTCCGGTAGGACCAGGTGCACCTGTTGCGCCTGAACTACCGGGAGCCCCAGCTGGACCTGGCACTCCCGGTGCTCCCTGTGTTCCTGCTGGACCCTGTATTCCAGGTATTCCTGGTGTTCCCGCAATTCCCGGTACTCCTGGCGCTCCTGTCACCCCGGCTTCGCCTGGCAGACCTTGCTTTCCTGTATGCTCCATCCTCTTCCGTTTAGCAGGAGTATTTCTGAAGCGTCGTTGTATAATAATTAGTTTTGGATGCTTTTGAGCATGGAGCCCCGTTTTTGTTTTACCTTTGAATGAATACCGGGGCTTGCACTTTTTTCGTTTGTTGATCTTGCAATGTACCGGTCTCTTTCCTTGCCTCCTTAGTGATGCATCGCGTCTTTTCATAACAGCCGTACACACCTCCTCCTCTCATGCTTATGTATTGTATGCACATCTCCCATTAGGGTCTTAGGCATTTGTAGCATGCAGATTCCAAGTATTCGCTTTCATTTTTTGCGCAGTAAAATAGGGCTTTCTCCATTTACCCTATTATTAATAGGAAGGTTCATATGCCGTTTCCGAATAGGTTGAAAAATCATTTATTGATTAAGAGCCAGCAGTGGCTCATCCCAGTAAAGAAAGGAGATGAAAACGATGCCCATCATAAAACCTGTATACACAGCAGTAGCTACTGCTCCAGTAGCTACTGGTGGTGCCATAAGCACGACTGTAACCCCAGCCGTGACTCGTTTTTTTGCAACCATTACAGCCGGGATGATCGGAGCAACAACAACAACTATTCCTGCTGCCAGCTTCGTAGATGACGCCGATGCTCCAGTCGTTGCTTTGCCAACATTAACGGCTACTGATTCTGCTAATTATTATATTAACGGAGTTATTCAGCAGAGCTCCTTATTCACCCTAACCACGGCAAGTCTGGTCATTGCCTCCGTAGATATTACACCAGGTGTCCCCGCTGTCATAGAAATATCTGATTTTAGCGGCACAACCTCTACTATCACAACTCAGCCTACCATCTCTGCCCCTACCGTAACGATTATCACATAAGGCGTTTCAATGATTTTGAACCAAGCCGGACTGAATGGTCATTCACGCTGTACACTACCCCGTATATGCTAGAAAAAGACCGATTCAGATGTCCAGATCTGAATCGGTCTTTTAAGCTCAAGATTAAGGCAAAATAGCAAAGGAGCGCACCGGAAATCCCGGAGAATCCTGAATGCTCGGTACAATATTATAAATGACTGCACCCTTCGGGGGCAGCTTGTCCAAATTCGTCAGCACCTCAACTTGATATCGATCCTGCTCCAATATGTAATATTCTCCTACCAGCTTACCCTCTTTTCGATAAGCTACAGAGGAGTCAGTATCCAGTGTTTCATGTCCAATAGCAGCAACATTTCGTTCCTCTACCAAAAAGCACAGCGCATCCAGCGACCAACCCGGGCAATGTGCATCTCCAGCGTTGTCCTTGTTCGAGAAGGCATCAGGATCAGGCCAACGCTTGCTCCAATCACTACGAAAGGCGACAAAGGACTGATCGGCAATCCGTCCGTGCTCTTTTTCAAAATCCAGAATATCCGCAACCGTAAGCTCATAGTCGGAATTGGCTGCAACGGCTGCTGAACGGTCAATGACAACCAACGGCAAAACCAGTTCCTTCAACGAAAGCTCATGTAAATAACGTTTACCCTTCACAAAATGAACGGGGGCGTCGATATGAGTTCCATATTGCCCTGGAAAGCAGTATTGTTTTACAAAAAAGCCATCGTCGTGGGTAAACAGGGTATCCACCTGAACATTATCGAAAACCGGAAAATGGGGAATTTCGGGATAAAAGGCATGGGACAAGTCCACCCACTCTTTTTGCTTCAACAACTTCAGGATATCTGCTAAATACTCTGCCATGATGCCCATTCCTCCTCAGCTTTATTACAAGCATTGTACCTGAGGATGCTGCAAAAATCTATAAATCCCCTGTCCTTCCCCTTCGTATTTTGGCTTGAAATCGTTAACATTACGAGAAAAACCATTCAATTTTCTTTTGCTTTAATATGAAGATGAACAGACTGATTTTGAAAGAAATTCACCAGGAAAATTCCATATAATCATATATACATTTTCTATTCGGTATGATTGTTAACGTTTTCATTCTGGCATATGCGTTTTGATTGGAAAAAGAAGGGCTCTATTGAATTATATAAAAAATTCGACAAAAATTTTAGTATGTAACTTTTATTATATTAACAAATACTGGAACACAAAGTATGATAGAACATGTAGAAACTACAGGAGCACCCGGGACTCCCTTCGTTCGTCTACTCCATTTATCCAATATACGGAGGTATTTTATGAAAAAGAGATGTTCACTCGGAATCGCAGCCGTGTTATTGTTCGCTACTCTGGCTCCTATGGGTGCACCTGCTCATGCAGCCAGCGATATTGGCAAGGAGACACTCGGCAGCAAAAACGGCTGGGCCGCCTTTTCTACTGGCACAACAGGTGGAGCTGCTGCTACTTCCTCCAATACTTTCACCGTAACGAACCGTAAACAACTTGTCGATGCGTTAGGCAAGAGCAGCAACACTACACCTAAAATTATTTATGTCAAAGGTACAATCAATGCTAACGTCGATGACAATAATAAACCATTAGGATTGAACGATTACAAGGACTCTAAGTATGATTTCAATGCGTATCTCAAGGCGTATGATCCGTCTACATGGGGGAAAAAGGTTCCTTCTGGTACATTGGAAGATGCACGTAAGGCATCACAGAAGAATCAAGCCAGTCGTATCGTTATTGAAATTCCATCCAATACAACGATTGTCGGTCTGGGCAACAATGCCGTCATTAATGGTGCAAACTTCCAATTAAAAAAGGGTACAGACAACGTCATTATCCGTAATATTGAGTTTCAGGATGCCTACGATTATTTCCCACAATGGGACCCAACTGATGGCAGTACAGGCAATTGGAATTCAGAATATGACAGCATTACAATTAACGGAGCCACGCATGTATGGGTGGATCACAATACGTTCAATGACGGGGCTCACCCCGATAGCGGAAACGGCACCTTCTACGGTCAAGAATACCAGCATCATGATGGACTGCTCGATGTGATTAACCAAGGTGATCTGGTTACCATTTCATACAATCACTTTTACGATCATGACAAAACATCCATTATCGGCAACAGCGACAGTAAAACAGCGGATGAAGGGGCTTTACGTGTAACCCTGCATCACAATTATTATGAGAATACAGTACAACGCACACCGCGCGTACGTTATGGACAAGTCCATCTATATAACAATTACTATACAGGTGATGTAAAACGCTCTGAATACCCTACACTGTATATATGGGGCGCGGGCAAAGCCTCTAAAATCTTTGCTGAAAACAATGTCATTGACGTTGCGGGACTGTCCGCAGCCAAAATTGTGACTGTTTTTGGTGGAACTGCCCTGTCAGACACTGGCACACTTCTGAATGGACAGGCCGTAAACGCAGGCTCCAGCGCGGGGCTTAGCTCCTCTGTAGGCTGGAAGCCATCCTTGAACGATAAAATTTCCCCATCCGCCAGCGTGAAGACAGAAGTCACTTCCCAAGCCGGTTCCGGCAAGTTGTAAGCGCTGCCGTCTAATACAAATCACCACAGACTCATACAACCTGTGGTGTTACACCAAAAAGGCTGTTCCTCCGTAATATTAATTCACACGGAGAAACAGCCTTTTTTTATTTATTATTTGATTATTTACAAATGATATCGTGCTTTAACTGCCGTATTGTTCAACTAAAACTGGCTTTTCAAATGCGTTATCCAGCTTGCGAAGTTTAGCCTTCACCGCTTCTGGTGGCTCAACCGCAGGTGCATCTGGATGAAGCAGCCATGATTTCACAAAGTGTGTATCAGACAATTGATAGAGTGGAGGCTCTTTCTCAAAGTCAATTTTCATGGCATAAGAACTACGGGCTGCAAACGCATCCCCTACAGGTGGGTGAAGCAGATCCGGTGGTGTTCCCGGGATCGCAGCCAGCTTCTGACCATGGCTGTCCAAACTAGGCATGGAAGCGAGGAGTCCCCATGTATATGGATGTTTTGGGTTATAGAAAATTTCATTAACCGTACCTGTTTCCACGATTTGCCCTGCATACATAACAGCAACGCGATCCGCCATCTTCG contains these protein-coding regions:
- a CDS encoding DUF4183 domain-containing protein, translated to MEHTGKQGLPGEAGVTGAPGVPGIAGTPGIPGIQGPAGTQGAPGVPGPAGAPGSSGATGAPGPTGAQGIPGPTGAQGIPGSTGAQGVTGPTGGQGITGPTGPAPDISNVEIVPRAERYFYFTPDPIESSVTIMADQFSVDGVQGAFQRFHVGSNSYANLYINGMLQERTLFSLTPSSLTIHLSEGETISSGTPIIVEIVQFSVRYSA
- a CDS encoding TetR/AcrR family transcriptional regulator, whose amino-acid sequence is MNKKTHVDSKKKDILQAAMCLFATKGIDGISVKEIAEAAGVTDAAIYKHFKSKDAMALEVFGQYCNSYTTLIDFYRKQSGSFLSRFHQLVDEVLNMHDEDQYGLLLLSQHHELYVEASQNQNVRQPLEALTEFIEQGIQQGELPKQDVQLSGVLIIGAITRLSVSSLEGELPQQLVPFAVEIKQRLTALLSKGQ
- a CDS encoding putative 12-oxophytodienoate reductase-like protein 1; translation: MAYAALRRSALGQVGLIMLEVHAVTQQGKDSGSLGIWSDEHISPLQKVVQAIHDQGSKAGLQLWHVGRSWLNPFWPRQAAEQLGVRIEGSAPYNHFWF
- a CDS encoding cyclase family protein — its product is MAEYLADILKLLKQKEWVDLSHAFYPEIPHFPVFDNVQVDTLFTHDDGFFVKQYCFPGQYGTHIDAPVHFVKGKRYLHELSLKELVLPLVVIDRSAAVAANSDYELTVADILDFEKEHGRIADQSFVAFRSDWSKRWPDPDAFSNKDNAGDAHCPGWSLDALCFLVEERNVAAIGHETLDTDSSVAYRKEGKLVGEYYILEQDRYQVEVLTNLDKLPPKGAVIYNIVPSIQDSPGFPVRSFAILP
- a CDS encoding DUF4183 domain-containing protein, with the translated sequence MPIIKPVYTAVATAPVATGGAISTTVTPAVTRFFATITAGMIGATTTTIPAASFVDDADAPVVALPTLTATDSANYYINGVIQQSSLFTLTTASLVIASVDITPGVPAVIEISDFSGTTSTITTQPTISAPTVTIIT
- a CDS encoding pectate lyase family protein, translating into MKKRCSLGIAAVLLFATLAPMGAPAHAASDIGKETLGSKNGWAAFSTGTTGGAAATSSNTFTVTNRKQLVDALGKSSNTTPKIIYVKGTINANVDDNNKPLGLNDYKDSKYDFNAYLKAYDPSTWGKKVPSGTLEDARKASQKNQASRIVIEIPSNTTIVGLGNNAVINGANFQLKKGTDNVIIRNIEFQDAYDYFPQWDPTDGSTGNWNSEYDSITINGATHVWVDHNTFNDGAHPDSGNGTFYGQEYQHHDGLLDVINQGDLVTISYNHFYDHDKTSIIGNSDSKTADEGALRVTLHHNYYENTVQRTPRVRYGQVHLYNNYYTGDVKRSEYPTLYIWGAGKASKIFAENNVIDVAGLSAAKIVTVFGGTALSDTGTLLNGQAVNAGSSAGLSSSVGWKPSLNDKISPSASVKTEVTSQAGSGKL
- a CDS encoding NAD(P)H-dependent oxidoreductase; amino-acid sequence: MSKKILVIQGNPVADSYGEALAQAYVKGAEGAGAEVRLLQLSALEFNPNLSGGYRNKLPLEPDLIQAQEWIKWAEHLVFVFPIWWGSLPALMKGFIDRTFMPGFAFKYQKGKPLPDKLLKGRTARLISTMDGPHWYYRFFQGQPGHRMMKDSTLHLCGVKPVRSTTIDLMNKRTEQQRNEWLSKVEQLGHSMS
- the nfi gene encoding deoxyribonuclease V (cleaves DNA at apurinic or apyrimidinic sites) codes for the protein MRHRKMEPIINHEWDLDEKEAVKLQQELSLKVTKEDRFPEIQYVAGVDVAYSEQSDLLVAAIVILDASSLQVVESIVVEDAVHFPYIPGLFSFRELPPIVKALKQIKTSPQLVVCDGQGIAHPRRFGLASHLGVIFDIPTIGCGKTRLWGEFEEPSQERGACSLLMDREEIIGRALRTQDNIKPLFVSVGHRISLETACNWILKLCPQYRLPETTRQADQLVRKALSQINQGSI